Proteins co-encoded in one Anabas testudineus chromosome 8, fAnaTes1.2, whole genome shotgun sequence genomic window:
- the trim35-12 gene encoding E3 ubiquitin-protein ligase TRIM39 encodes MASRPRASSQPGKLSFFNSSKAPSALRLRAASSFTGTMLEEELTCTVCYEIFKDPVVLKCSHSFCHGCLQQFWNKKKTKRECPICRRTCSLTEPRVSLSLKNVAETFMREQVHGTTTATTGAGVSGTGEEARMVEAKCTTHGEVLKLFCLDDFEALCCVCHTSKKHQGHKLCPLEEGAQDLKTELKRELIPLKSNLRRLYEAKQECDDTTVHMKNQTQATEKQIKEEFEQLHEFLQKEAAARLAALQQEYDEKKELVKKKTESITRDILTFSNAIVAIENEIASSDALFLQHYTNTKKRAQIPQNDPEKLPGVLINVASHVSSLKYCVWEKMVKLVQYTPITLDPNTAYSWLSLSPDLTSVANSGSLQQLPDNPERFGQFVFVLGSEGFTSGRHAWEVEVGDKEDWMLGVVKESVDRKGRISGCPSSGFWMISHSDGEYSAMTRPSTPLHLEGELTRVRVQLDYDCGEVTFSNPVSMTPIYTFTDFFTEKIYPFFCPGANINGKNPNPLKICPANVAVWNSVTW; translated from the exons ATGGCGTCGCGTCCGCGAGCTTCATCTCAGCCTGGGAAACTTTCCTTCTTCAACAGTTCCAAGGCACCTTCAGCCCTTCGGCTCCGCGCTGCTTCCTCGTTTACAGGCACAATGCTAGAGGAGGAGTTGACTTGTACTGTTTGCTATGAGATCTTCAAGGACCCTGTGGTGCTCAAGTGCAGCCACAGCTTCTGCCACGGCTGTCTGCAGCAGTTCTGGAACAAGAAGAAGACCAAACGCGAGTGTCCCATCTGTAGGAGAACATGCTCCCTGACAGAGCCTAGAGTCAGCCTGTCCCTGAAGAATGTGGCTGAGACCTTCATGAGGGAGCAAGTGCACGGGACGACCACAGCTACGACAGGAGCGGGGGTCAGTGGAACGGGGGAAGAGGCGAGGATGGTGGAGGCGAAGTGCACCACACATGGAGAAGTTCTCAAACTGTTCTGCCTTGATGACTTCGAAGccttgtgctgtgtgtgtcacacatcCAAGAAGCACCAGGGCCACAAACTGTGTCCCTTGGAAGAAGGTGCTCAGGATCTCAAG ACAGAGCTCAAGAGAGAGCTGATTCCGCTGAAGAGCAATCTACGTCGCCTGTATGAGGCCAAGCAGGAGTGTGATGACACAACTGTGCACATGAAG AACCAGACTCAGGCCACAGAGAAGCAGATCAAAGAGGAGTTTGAGCAGCTCCACGAGTTTCTGCAGAAGGAGGCGGCAGCCCGACTAGCTGCCCTGCAGCAGGAATACGATGAGAAGAAAGAGCtagtgaagaagaagacagagagcaTCACTAGAGATATCCTCACTTTTTCCAATGCCATTGTTGCCATTGAGAATGAGATTGCATCCAGCGACGCTCTCTTCCTTCAG CATTATACCAACACAAAGAAAAG AGCTCAGATCCCACAGAATGATCCAGAAAAACTGCCGGGTGTTCTTATAAATGTGGCCAGTCATGTTAGTTCTCTCAAGTACTGCGTGTGGGAGAAGATGGTGAAACTGGTCCAGTACA CACCTATTACCCTGGACCCCAACACTGCCTACTCCTGGTTGTCTCTGTCTCCAGACCTGACCAGTGTGGCCAACAGCGgatctctgcagcagctcccaGACAATCCTGAACGTTTCGGCCAATTTGTGTTCGTGCTTGGCTCGGAGGGCTTCACTTCAGGCCGCCACGCCTGGGAGGTGGAGGTTGGTGACAAGGAGGACTGGATGCTGGGAGTGGTCAAGGAGTCTGTTGACAGGAAAGGCCGCATCTCAGGCTGCCCCAGTAGTGGTTTTTGGATGATCTCCCACTCTGACGGCGAGTACTCGGCCATGACGAGGCCCAGCACCCCGCTGCACCTGGAAGGGGAGCTGACCCGAGTCAGGGTCCAGCTGGACTACGACTGTGGAGAAGTGACCTTCTCCAACCCTGTGAGCATGACACCCATCTACACCTTCACTGACTTCTTTACTGAGAAGATCTACCCCTTCTTCTGCCCCGGTGCCAACATCAATGGGAAAAACCCCAACCCTCTGAAGATCTGCCCCGCCAACGTGGCCGTGTGGAACAGTGTGACATGGTGA
- the gipc1 gene encoding PDZ domain-containing protein GIPC1 encodes MPLGLGRRKKASPLVENEEAEPIRAGLNVAGVDGLDGGVVGLGEGATSEGLPPPPSSLRPRLIFHTQLAHGSPTGRIEGFSNVRELYAKIGEAFGIPPSEVMFCTLNTHKVDMDKLLGGQIGLEDFIFAHIKGQKKEIEVFKGEDALGLTITDNGAGYAFIKRIREGSIIHKIQVINVGDMIESINGHRLIGCRHYEVAKMLKELPKGKDFTIKLVEPLKAFDMISQRSGGSRSASGVQLGTGRGTLRLRSKGPATVEELPSAFEEKAIEKVDDLLESYMGIRDSELAATMVELGKDKKNPDEFAEALDETLGDFAFPDEFVFDVWGAIGDAKVGRV; translated from the exons ATGCCTCTGGGTTtgggaagaaggaagaaagcaTCCCCTTTGGTCGAGAATGAGGAAGCGGAGCCTATCCGCGCAGGTCTCAATGTTGCAGGTGTGGATGGCCTAGACGGAGGGGTTGTTGGGCTGGGAGAAGGTGCCACCTCTGAAGGTCTGCCTCCTCCGCCCAGCAGCCTGCGACCTCGCCTCATCTTCCACACCCAGCTCGCTCATGGCAGCCCCACAGGCCGCATCGAGGGCTTCAGCAATGTGCGGGAGCTCTATGCCAAGATTGGTGAGGCCTTTGGGATACCACCATCAGAG GTTATGTTCTGTACACTGAATACTCACAAGGTGGACATGGATAAACTGTTGGGAGGTCAGATTGGACTAGAAGACTTTATTTTTGCTCACATTAAAGGCCAGAAAAAGGAAATAGAGGTGTTCAAAGGGGAGGATGCTCTAGGATTGACCATCACTGATAATGGAGCTGGCTATGCTTTCATCAAG agaaTTCGCGAGGGAAGCATCATCCACAAGATTCAGGTCATTAATGTGGGTGATATGATCGAGTCCATCAATGGCCATCGCCTGATAGGCTGTCGGCACTACGAGGTGGCCAAGATGTTAAAGGAGTTGCCCAAAGGGAAGGATTTCACCATCAAGCTGGTTGAGCCTCTCAAGGCCTTTG aTATGATCAGCCAGCGATCCGGGGGGTCCAGGTCAGCATCAGGGGTTCAGCTGGGGACTGGCAGAGGAACCCTTCGGCTGCGATCTAAAGGTCCTGCTACGGTGGAGGAACTG CCTTCTGCATTTGAAGAAAAGGCCATTGAGAAGGTGGACGACCTCCTTGAGAGCTACATGGGCATCAGAGACAGTGAGCTgg CGGCTACCATGGTGGAGCtgggaaaagacaaaaagaaccCAGATGAGTTTGCTGAGGCTTTAGACGAAACCCTGGGAGACTTTGCTTTTCCAGATGAATTTGTCTTTGACGTCTGGGGTGCCATCGGCGATGCTAAGGTTGGGCGGGTGTAA
- the dnajb1a gene encoding dnaJ homolog subfamily B member 1a codes for MGKDYYKVLGIAKGASEEEIKKAYRKQALRYHPDKNKSPGAEDKFKEIAEAYDVLSDAKKKDIYDRFGEEGLKGSAGGGDEGASSPSFNYTFHGDPHAMFAEFFGGRSPFDHFFSQNGDDNMDINDPFAAFGMGGMGGLGGFHRSFKSHPGVPHRAYEKKKDPSVVHELKVSLEEVFSGCTKKMKISRKRLNPDGCTMRNEDKILTVDIKRGWKEGTKITFPREGDETPTNIPADVVFVVKDKPHPVFRRDGSDIVYPAKISLREALCGCTVSAPTLDGRTITVTSRDVVKPGMKKRIVGEGLPLSKCPEKRGDMILDFTIKFPDKLGQNTRDALKEILPP; via the exons ATGGGTAAAGATTACTACAAAGTGCTAGGAATAGCCAAAGGTGCATCCGAAGAAGAGATCAAAAAGGCGTACAGAAAGCAGGCCCTGCGTTATCATCCCGACAAGAACAAGTCTCCCGGAGCTGAGGATAAATTCAAAGAGATCGCTGAAGCCTATGACGTCCTCAGTGATGccaagaaaaaagacatttacgATCGCTTTGGAGAAGAAG GATTAAAGGGTTCTGCTGGAGGCGGAGACGAAGGAGCCAGCAGTCCAAGCTTCAACTACACCTTCCATGGAGACCCTCATGCAATGTTTGCTGAGTTCTTCGGTGGCCGAAGCCCATTTGATCATTTCTTCTCTCAGAATGGGGATGACAACATGGACATTAATGACCCATTTGCAGCATTTGGCATGGGAGGAATGGGAGGCTTGGGTGGTTTCCACAGGTCCTTTAAATCCCACCCAGGAGTCCCTCATAGAGCatatgaaaagaagaaagacccGTCTGTGGTGCATGAGTTGAAGGTGAGTCTTGAGGAAGTCTTCTCAGGCTGCACCAAAAAGATGAAAATTTCCCGCAAGAGACTGAACCCCGACGGCTGCACCATGCGCAACGAGGACAAGATTTTAACAGTTGACATCAAACGTGGCTGGAAGGAGGGAACAAAAATCACGTTTCCCAGGGAGGGAGACGAAACTCCCACCAACATTCCTGcagatgttgtgtttgtagttaAAGACAAACCCCACCCAGTGTTCAGAAGAGATGGATCAGATATAGTTTATCCTGCAAAAATATCACTCAGAGAA GCGTTGTGTGGATGCACAGTCAGCGCCCCAACACTGGATGGCCGGACTATAACTGTGACCTCCAGAGACGTTGTCAAACCTGGAATGAAAAAACGCATTGTTGGAGAAGGGCTGCCACTATCCAAGTGCCCCGAGAAGAGGGGCGACATGATCTTGGACTTCACCATTAAATTCCCAGACAAACTGGGCCAGAACACTCGTGATGCACTGAAAGAGATTCTTCCACCATGA